The following are encoded in a window of Blastocatellia bacterium genomic DNA:
- a CDS encoding NAD(P)/FAD-dependent oxidoreductase — MQSNETYDAIIIGGGVAGLTAATFIARQGKRVRLFEQAHGLGGRARTKTRDGFHFNIGPHALYRGGRGIEILRELGVRVSGRVPAVSGAFAIKNNQKHTFPSGITSLLTTGLFGLSAKLEAMRWLASLPKLDTKSLMRVSLREWLEGHITHSEVQEFLIAALRIATYTNATERLSAGAALRQLQLAFAKGVLYLDGGWQTIVDGLRDAALAAGVEIETGAKVERVERDPNGAARAVRTADGRIICAASIIIAASPEIAARLVERGEQTGLARWADAAIPVKAACLDVALTRLPMPKALYAFGMDRPLYLSVHSASARLAPAGGALIHVAKYLAPDADDAAAQVERELENLLDLVQPGWRKEVAHRRFLPDLTVMNAVALATQGGTEGRPGPRVDEVPGLYVVGDWVGAEGMLVDASLASARRAAELVAAARTFKAHAIV, encoded by the coding sequence ATGCAATCAAATGAAACTTACGATGCCATAATTATCGGCGGCGGCGTGGCAGGGCTGACCGCCGCCACCTTCATTGCGCGGCAGGGCAAGCGCGTCAGGTTGTTTGAGCAAGCGCACGGCCTCGGCGGGCGCGCACGGACAAAGACGCGGGACGGTTTTCATTTCAACATCGGGCCGCATGCGCTCTATCGCGGCGGGCGCGGTATCGAGATTCTGCGCGAGCTGGGCGTCCGTGTGAGCGGGCGCGTGCCTGCGGTCTCCGGCGCGTTTGCCATCAAAAATAATCAGAAGCACACCTTCCCTTCAGGGATCACCTCGCTGCTGACGACCGGCCTGTTCGGGCTGTCGGCAAAGCTCGAAGCCATGCGCTGGCTGGCGTCACTGCCGAAGCTCGATACGAAAAGCCTGATGCGCGTCAGCCTGCGCGAGTGGCTCGAGGGCCACATCACGCACAGCGAAGTGCAAGAGTTCTTGATCGCGGCGCTGCGCATCGCGACCTACACCAACGCCACTGAGCGGTTGAGCGCCGGCGCGGCGCTCAGGCAATTGCAACTGGCTTTCGCCAAAGGCGTCCTCTACCTCGATGGCGGCTGGCAGACGATTGTTGACGGGTTGCGTGACGCCGCGCTCGCAGCCGGTGTCGAGATCGAAACCGGCGCGAAGGTCGAGCGTGTCGAGCGCGATCCGAATGGCGCGGCGCGCGCCGTTCGCACTGCGGATGGCCGAATCATCTGCGCCGCCAGTATCATCATCGCCGCCAGTCCGGAGATAGCCGCACGTCTGGTCGAGCGCGGCGAGCAGACCGGGTTGGCGCGCTGGGCCGACGCCGCCATCCCCGTGAAAGCGGCATGTCTGGATGTCGCGCTCACACGCTTGCCCATGCCAAAGGCGCTTTACGCGTTCGGCATGGATCGCCCGCTCTACCTGTCCGTGCATTCGGCGTCGGCGCGACTGGCCCCGGCGGGCGGCGCATTGATTCACGTGGCCAAATATCTGGCGCCCGACGCCGACGACGCGGCGGCGCAGGTCGAGCGCGAGCTGGAGAATCTGCTCGACCTCGTGCAGCCGGGCTGGCGCAAAGAGGTGGCGCATCGCCGCTTCCTGCCTGACCTGACGGTGATGAACGCCGTGGCGCTGGCCACGCAAGGCGGCACAGAAGGCAGGCCCGGCCCGCGGGTTGACGAGGTGCCCGGCCTCTACGTCGTCGGCGATTGGGTCGGCGCGGAAGGCATGCTGGTTGATGCCAGCCTTGCGAGCGCGCGGCGCGCCGCGGAGCTGGTAGCCGCCGCGCGAACTTTCAAGGCGCATGCTATCGTTTAA